One window of the Zea mays cultivar B73 chromosome 3, Zm-B73-REFERENCE-NAM-5.0, whole genome shotgun sequence genome contains the following:
- the LOC103651938 gene encoding TPD1 protein homolog 1B, whose protein sequence is MGCPRERAAVANVFIASLFLLAGQAGGGHSRGAAAVASADDDDPCSEEVVEVFQGSAGSLPNGIPSYSVTITNTCLDCTVCDVHVSCGEFASTEVVDPSDFRRLSYGDCLVRNGGPIGPGETISFQYSNSFVYKMDVAAVSCVDV, encoded by the exons ATGGGTTGCCCTCGAGAGCGAGCTGCTGTCGCCAATGTGTTCATCGCCTCGCTCTTCCTCCTAGCTGGTCAAG CCGGCGGCGGTCACTCTCGCGGGGCTGCTGCTGTGGCGTCCGCGGATGACGACGACCCCTGCTCGGAGGAAGTGGTGGAGGTGTTCCAGGGCAGCGCCGGGAGCCTGCCCAACGGCATCCCGTCCTACAGCGTGACCATCACCAACACGTGCCTGGACTGCACCGTGTGCGACGTCCATGTCTCCTGCGGCGAGTTCGCCTCCACGGAGGTCGTCGACCCCAGCGATTTCCGGCGCCTGTCGTACGGCGATTGCTTAGTCAGGAACGGTGGACCGATCGGCCCCGGCGAGACCATCTCCTTCCAGTACTCCAACTCTTTCGTTTACAAAATGGACGTCGCTGCGGTCTCATGCGTCGACGTATAG